The following proteins are encoded in a genomic region of Methylobacterium tardum:
- a CDS encoding acetyltransferase, with translation MTIRLVLYGAGALAREIVDALDRLNAQETAIDLQASIVDPGIDAPETFRGRPVVRDVQSFAGDADLRFVVALGEPGSRARAVEYLRTEIGAQFTSIIDPGVLVGASSRIGAGAVILGHSSITADARLGENVLVNPGCTVAHDDVLEDFATLSPGVHLAGHVRVEEGAFLGTGACVIPRIRIGAHAVVGAGAVVIRNVAPGQTVFGNPARPLRRA, from the coding sequence ATGACGATCCGCCTCGTTCTTTATGGCGCAGGCGCGCTCGCGCGCGAGATCGTGGACGCTTTAGATCGCCTAAATGCGCAGGAGACCGCGATTGACCTGCAGGCGAGCATCGTCGATCCCGGGATCGACGCACCGGAGACGTTCCGTGGCCGGCCGGTGGTGCGCGACGTGCAAAGCTTCGCGGGCGACGCGGACCTGCGCTTCGTTGTAGCTCTGGGCGAGCCTGGGTCCCGGGCTCGGGCGGTCGAGTATCTCCGGACGGAGATCGGCGCGCAGTTCACGTCGATCATCGATCCTGGCGTGTTGGTCGGGGCGAGCAGCCGGATCGGCGCAGGCGCGGTGATCCTTGGCCATTCCTCCATCACGGCGGATGCGCGGCTCGGAGAGAATGTTCTAGTCAATCCGGGCTGCACCGTCGCCCACGACGACGTCCTCGAGGACTTCGCGACGCTGAGCCCCGGTGTCCACCTGGCCGGGCATGTCCGCGTTGAGGAGGGGGCGTTCCTGGGCACCGGGGCCTGTGTGATCCCGCGCATCCGCATCGGTGCGCACGCCGTGGTCGGCGCCGGCGCCGTGGTCATCCGGAACGTGGCGCCCGGCCAGACGGTGTTCGGCAATCCTGCCCGGCCCTTGCGGCGTGCCTAG
- a CDS encoding aminotransferase class I/II-fold pyridoxal phosphate-dependent enzyme produces MIPVLIPSLPETDAIIPYLRRIDQARIYSNYGPLSREFTDRLCRFVSERAGGAPVAATLTGSGTTAIELALRYRIAGRGGRLCLMPAYTFAATAHAAVNVGLEPFFADVDPETLALTPAIAVRALAAAEGDVAAVVVVSPYGAPIDIAAWEAFEAAHKIPVVFDAAAATLNLHRVAAQPICVSLHATKALGIGEGGAILTTDTDLVAQTTAMTGFGFSVSSRVSEVRGGNYRISEYAAAVGLAVFDGLEARIRQLREASLAYVSGFNRIGVRMQPGFGTDWLTMTIAALFEPAAAEVVTAGFDADRIQWRRWYGTGCHVHPAFATCRHDGLARTAAVAAGAIGVPFFPAITPEQIGAVCGCVERSLAAR; encoded by the coding sequence ATGATCCCTGTGCTCATTCCAAGTCTGCCGGAGACGGATGCAATCATTCCGTATCTGCGGCGGATCGATCAGGCGCGCATCTACAGCAATTACGGGCCGCTCTCCCGCGAGTTCACCGACAGGCTCTGCCGTTTCGTGTCGGAACGGGCCGGCGGCGCCCCAGTGGCAGCGACGCTCACTGGCAGCGGCACCACGGCCATCGAGCTCGCCTTGCGCTACCGGATCGCCGGCCGGGGCGGCCGGCTCTGCCTGATGCCCGCCTACACCTTCGCGGCCACCGCGCATGCGGCGGTCAATGTCGGCCTGGAGCCGTTCTTCGCGGATGTCGATCCCGAAACCCTAGCGCTCACGCCTGCCATCGCCGTACGGGCCCTGGCGGCGGCCGAGGGAGATGTCGCCGCCGTGGTGGTGGTCAGCCCATACGGCGCCCCGATCGACATCGCCGCCTGGGAGGCATTTGAGGCGGCACACAAGATCCCGGTGGTGTTCGACGCCGCCGCCGCCACGCTCAACCTGCACCGCGTGGCCGCGCAGCCAATCTGCGTCAGCCTGCACGCCACCAAGGCGCTCGGGATCGGGGAGGGCGGGGCAATCCTCACCACCGACACTGATCTGGTGGCCCAGACCACCGCCATGACGGGCTTCGGCTTCTCGGTGAGCAGCCGCGTCTCGGAGGTGCGGGGCGGCAATTACCGGATCTCAGAATACGCCGCCGCCGTCGGGCTGGCGGTGTTCGACGGTCTCGAGGCGCGCATCCGGCAGTTGCGAGAAGCCTCGCTGGCCTATGTCTCGGGCTTCAACCGGATCGGCGTGCGCATGCAGCCGGGCTTCGGCACGGATTGGCTGACCATGACGATCGCCGCGCTGTTCGAGCCCGCCGCCGCCGAGGTGGTGACGGCCGGTTTCGACGCGGACCGGATCCAGTGGCGGCGCTGGTACGGGACCGGATGCCACGTACATCCCGCCTTCGCCACGTGCCGGCACGACGGTCTCGCGCGGACCGCCGCGGTGGCCGCCGGCGCCATCGGTGTGCCGTTCTTCCCGGCGATCACGCCGGAGCAGATCGGCGCGGTGTGCGGCTGCGTGGAGCGGTCTCTGGCGGCCCGCTGA
- a CDS encoding glycosyltransferase family 61 protein translates to MQGDFRRILTQANESKGAAALDAIESGLSVPTEGRPAVAAQHLATLAFRFQGENRLDLAARAYDLAARVTPAQAASYRLAAIRTRILDLCRRKMFDPVEGLLQELRAAKAEAGDRGQNDPSLIHIAWDYELAGDAEGAVRSYLLSRVARDLLGGQALTIDGDTLERKIRNLRILQMNALAEEGRHEEAQALHERTRHVLGLGPLRIYDIVSAREAAADGEGEYRELLGPRRITEPEIAFLEGPVALTSSCGSLDAPPQYVARFKDCLTFPRSNIVLQGNRLIYDLAAHPLAGVADIKDGVNPDQIMTAVYGARRALAEEPAETQSLDAGLMMFGLQSKNYGHWLLEFVPRMLWFNDRACPSDFPICIGDHMPETHRQILELLDERDRRILPLSTQAIRFGELGVAPVPTFFPFDSRPGVPVYDAVWPADVLGAMRGVVLERLAARGVDLRPSGRKIVLSRRGFAQRQLLNEAEIIDVLTRQGFEVVYPEKLSFAEQVALYHTANTIVGSASSALTNCIFCNSRARVIALIHEDRSFNFRGYSSMIRSSGADLLFIRGKTVAGAAVHAFHANYSAAPALVLRGLEALSGRD, encoded by the coding sequence ATGCAGGGCGACTTCCGGCGAATTCTGACGCAGGCCAACGAATCGAAGGGCGCCGCCGCGCTCGACGCGATCGAGAGCGGCCTGTCCGTGCCGACGGAGGGCCGGCCGGCGGTCGCCGCGCAGCACCTCGCTACCCTGGCCTTTCGCTTCCAGGGCGAGAACCGGCTCGACCTCGCGGCGCGTGCCTATGACCTCGCGGCCCGGGTGACACCCGCACAGGCGGCGTCCTACAGGCTCGCCGCCATCCGGACACGCATCCTCGACCTGTGCCGGCGCAAGATGTTCGATCCGGTGGAGGGGCTGCTCCAAGAGCTGCGGGCGGCCAAGGCGGAGGCCGGGGATCGCGGGCAGAACGACCCGTCCCTCATCCACATCGCCTGGGATTACGAGCTCGCCGGCGATGCCGAGGGCGCGGTGCGCAGCTACCTCCTCTCGCGCGTCGCGCGGGACCTGCTGGGCGGCCAAGCGCTCACGATCGACGGCGACACGCTCGAGCGCAAGATCCGGAATCTCCGCATCCTGCAGATGAATGCGCTGGCCGAGGAGGGCCGGCACGAGGAGGCGCAGGCGCTCCACGAGCGGACCCGGCACGTTCTGGGGCTCGGCCCGCTGCGGATATACGACATCGTGTCCGCGCGCGAAGCCGCCGCGGACGGGGAGGGCGAGTACCGCGAGTTGCTCGGCCCCCGCCGGATCACCGAGCCGGAGATCGCCTTCCTCGAAGGACCGGTGGCGCTGACCTCGTCGTGCGGATCCCTCGACGCGCCGCCGCAATACGTCGCCCGTTTCAAGGACTGCCTGACATTCCCGCGCAGCAACATCGTGCTTCAGGGGAACCGCCTGATCTACGATCTGGCCGCACACCCGCTCGCCGGGGTCGCGGACATCAAGGACGGGGTGAACCCCGACCAGATCATGACTGCGGTCTACGGCGCCCGGCGCGCGCTCGCCGAAGAGCCTGCCGAGACGCAGAGCCTTGATGCCGGGCTGATGATGTTCGGGCTGCAGAGCAAGAACTACGGCCACTGGTTGCTCGAGTTCGTGCCACGCATGCTCTGGTTCAACGACCGCGCATGTCCGTCAGATTTCCCGATCTGCATCGGCGATCATATGCCGGAGACGCATCGGCAGATCTTGGAACTGCTCGATGAGCGCGACAGGCGAATCCTGCCGCTGTCGACACAAGCGATCCGCTTCGGAGAACTCGGCGTCGCTCCGGTGCCGACCTTCTTCCCGTTTGACTCGCGACCTGGCGTGCCGGTCTACGACGCGGTCTGGCCGGCGGATGTCCTCGGCGCCATGCGGGGCGTGGTGCTCGAGCGACTGGCGGCGCGCGGCGTCGATCTCCGGCCTTCGGGACGCAAGATCGTGCTCTCGCGCCGGGGCTTCGCGCAGCGCCAGCTTCTCAACGAGGCGGAGATTATCGACGTGCTAACGCGGCAGGGTTTCGAGGTGGTCTATCCTGAGAAACTGTCCTTCGCCGAGCAGGTCGCACTCTATCACACGGCCAACACGATCGTCGGCTCGGCGAGTTCCGCGCTCACCAACTGTATCTTCTGCAATTCTCGCGCGCGGGTAATCGCGCTGATCCACGAGGATCGGTCGTTCAATTTTCGTGGATACAGCAGCATGATTCGGTCGAGCGGGGCCGATTTGCTCTTCATACGCGGCAAGACCGTCGCCGGGGCGGCGGTGCACGCCTTCCACGCCAACTATTCAGCCGCCCCCGCCCTCGTTCTGCGTGGCCTCGAAGCCCTGTCCGGAAGAGATTGA